In one window of Ovis aries strain OAR_USU_Benz2616 breed Rambouillet chromosome 3, ARS-UI_Ramb_v3.0, whole genome shotgun sequence DNA:
- the LOC114114132 gene encoding olfactory receptor 1J4-like isoform X1, with the protein MRKENQSSVSEFLLLGLPIWPEQQGMFFALFLGMYLTTVLGNLLIILLIRLDPRLHTPMYFFLSHLALTDVSFSSVTVPKMLINMHTLDQSIPYAGCITQLYFFIFFTDLDNFLLTSMAYDRYVAICHPLHYSTIMGQGLCTLLVTVSWILSCANALCHTLLLTRLMKRQENSSVSEFLLLGLPIWPEQQGMFFALFLGMYLTTVLGNLLILLLIRLDTRLHTPMYFFLSHLALTDVSFSSVTIPKMLINMQTQDQSIPYAGCVTQTYFFLFFTDLDDFLLTLMAYDRYVAICHPLHYSTIMGQGLCTFLVTVSWILSCANALCHTLLLTRLSFCADHSIPHFFCDLDALLKLSCSDTSLNELAIFTAGVVIIILPLLCILTSYGCIGATILKVPSTKGICKALSTCGSHLSVVSLYYGTIIGLYFFPSSSTSRDKSTVASVMYTVVTPLLNPFIYSLRNRDMKGALERLLHRAKVLSQ; encoded by the exons ATGAGGAAGGAGAACCAGAGCAGCGTGTCCGAgttcctcctcctggggctccCCATCTGGCCAGAGCAGCAGGGCATGTTCTTCGCCCTGTTCCTGGGCATGTACCTGACCACGGTTCTGGGCAACCTGCTCATCATCCTGCTCATCAGGCTGGACCCTcgcctccacacccccatgtacttcttcctcagccACTTGGCCCTCACTGACGTCTCCTTTTCATCTGTCACCGTCCCTAAAATGCTGATAAACATGCACACTCTGGATCAATCCATCCCCTATGCAGGGTGCATAACACAGctgtattttttcatattttttactgATTTGGACAATTTCCTGCTCACCTCGATGGCCTATGATCGGtatgtggccatctgccaccCTCTCCACTACAGCACCATCATGGGACAGGGGCTGTGCACCTTACTAGTAACTGTGTCCTGGATTCTCTCCTGTGCCAATGCCCTGTGTCACACCCTCCTCCTGACCCGGCT CATGAAGAGGCAGGAAAATAGCAGCGTGTCTGAATTCCTCCTCCTGGGACTCCCCATCTGGCCAGAGCAGCAGGGCATGTTCTTCGCCCTGTTCCTGGGCATGTACCTGACCACGGTTCTGGGCAACCTGCTCATCCTCCTGCTCATCAGGCTGGACACTCGCCTCCACACCCCtatgtacttcttcctcagccACTTGGCCCTCACTGACGTCTCCTTTTCATCTGTCACCATCCCTAAAATGCTGATAAACATGCAGACTCAGGATCAATCCATCCCCTATGCAGGCTGTGTAACACAGacatatttcttcctcttttttactGATCTGGATGATTTCCTGCTCACCTTAATGGCCTATGATCGGtatgtggccatctgccaccCTCTCCACTACAGCACCATCATGGGACAGGGGCTGTGCACCTTCCTAGTAACTGTGTCCTGGATTCTCTCCTGTGCCAATGCCCTGTGTCACACCCTCCTCCTGACCCGGCTGTCCTTTTGTGCTGACCACAGCATCCCCCATTTCTTCTGTGATCTTGATGCCCTGTTGAAGCTCTCCTGCTCAGACACATCCCTCAATGAGCTGGCCATTTTCACAGCAGGAGTGGTCATCATCATCCTCCCATTACTATGTATCCTCACCTCTTATGGATGCATCGGGGCCACCATCCTGAAGGTCCCCTCCACCAAGGGGATCTGCAAAGCATTGTCCACATGTGGCTCCCACCTCTCTGTGGTATCTCTGTATTATGGAACAATTATTGGACtgtattttttcccctcatccAGCACCTCCAGGGACAAGAGCACCGTCGCCTCTGTAATGTACACAGTGGTCACTCCACTGCTGAACCCCTTCATTTATAGCCTCAGGAACAGGGACATGAAGGGGGCCCTGGAGAGACTCTTGCACAGGGCAAAAGTCTTGTCTCAATGA
- the LOC114114132 gene encoding olfactory receptor 1J4-like isoform X2 codes for MSCMKRQENSSVSEFLLLGLPIWPEQQGMFFALFLGMYLTTVLGNLLILLLIRLDTRLHTPMYFFLSHLALTDVSFSSVTIPKMLINMQTQDQSIPYAGCVTQTYFFLFFTDLDDFLLTLMAYDRYVAICHPLHYSTIMGQGLCTFLVTVSWILSCANALCHTLLLTRLSFCADHSIPHFFCDLDALLKLSCSDTSLNELAIFTAGVVIIILPLLCILTSYGCIGATILKVPSTKGICKALSTCGSHLSVVSLYYGTIIGLYFFPSSSTSRDKSTVASVMYTVVTPLLNPFIYSLRNRDMKGALERLLHRAKVLSQ; via the exons atgagttg CATGAAGAGGCAGGAAAATAGCAGCGTGTCTGAATTCCTCCTCCTGGGACTCCCCATCTGGCCAGAGCAGCAGGGCATGTTCTTCGCCCTGTTCCTGGGCATGTACCTGACCACGGTTCTGGGCAACCTGCTCATCCTCCTGCTCATCAGGCTGGACACTCGCCTCCACACCCCtatgtacttcttcctcagccACTTGGCCCTCACTGACGTCTCCTTTTCATCTGTCACCATCCCTAAAATGCTGATAAACATGCAGACTCAGGATCAATCCATCCCCTATGCAGGCTGTGTAACACAGacatatttcttcctcttttttactGATCTGGATGATTTCCTGCTCACCTTAATGGCCTATGATCGGtatgtggccatctgccaccCTCTCCACTACAGCACCATCATGGGACAGGGGCTGTGCACCTTCCTAGTAACTGTGTCCTGGATTCTCTCCTGTGCCAATGCCCTGTGTCACACCCTCCTCCTGACCCGGCTGTCCTTTTGTGCTGACCACAGCATCCCCCATTTCTTCTGTGATCTTGATGCCCTGTTGAAGCTCTCCTGCTCAGACACATCCCTCAATGAGCTGGCCATTTTCACAGCAGGAGTGGTCATCATCATCCTCCCATTACTATGTATCCTCACCTCTTATGGATGCATCGGGGCCACCATCCTGAAGGTCCCCTCCACCAAGGGGATCTGCAAAGCATTGTCCACATGTGGCTCCCACCTCTCTGTGGTATCTCTGTATTATGGAACAATTATTGGACtgtattttttcccctcatccAGCACCTCCAGGGACAAGAGCACCGTCGCCTCTGTAATGTACACAGTGGTCACTCCACTGCTGAACCCCTTCATTTATAGCCTCAGGAACAGGGACATGAAGGGGGCCCTGGAGAGACTCTTGCACAGGGCAAAAGTCTTGTCTCAATGA